The following are encoded together in the Takifugu flavidus isolate HTHZ2018 chromosome 22, ASM371156v2, whole genome shotgun sequence genome:
- the col7a1l gene encoding collagen alpha-1(VII) chain, whose protein sequence is MTAEGDPGRATATRRTERRRRRRKSMGHSYVWIVLLSLSFSQQSIAAQPEACRTVAQADIVFLVDESWSVGPSSFSHVKDFVSAIITSFKDSVVGSEGVRFGVTVFGDVPKMRIALTDYSSLEEVLRAIRDLPYEGRSRRIGDALAFLVHQVFSPAISRDHTPKIAVLITNGRSDDPVEAAARLVADNGISLFAVGVGGADESELRRIVSEPREEHLLLGTHYSALENILARLSRRVCITASEPPRPVKISPTVQVRVVGPRDLQVSEVGHSSLRLTWSHATSNVRGYRLLVTPLGTKGHLQQRQMDLQADVSTTVVTDLSPKTEYSLTVYAVYPGSIGDSATVSTQTTPLPQVSNFRVIEEGLFSLRLGWSSPPGKINGFKILIPKSDRPGFIYEQLLPGDTSSHVVDSLEEDKEYTVSIFAIYPHGPSQPISLVGKTLKLVPVKKFLVQNATTDTVQARWTSVKGATGYRLTWQSSDGHIENINLGEAFNFYMIQGLSPGTEYTITINPIFGDTEGSITTANIKTLESSTVQTLKVSSVSTSAALISWNSVPGATGYRLAWGPTSEFVGRDRPRQLALNGSTTEYHLKNVAHDTEYVLTLYVLFGSVVGPGVSATFKTPPLGFVSNFKVTSYTSSSIAVEWSPVAEAAEYKLSWNTGGAKPQFTYLDRSVLSHRIGSLNPKSPYDITIRAVYSNSEGPESSLSQLTAAVSDTGPVPRVKEVKVVDVGINSITLSWKNTPGASGYKVSWIPFLGGEQKSHVVSGASHSFTIDNLRESSAYKVQLSAMVGKREGSPVLVTARTLDLPKVNSFAALNTTHSSVTLSWTPVTGVSGYLLTWRHISVLETKSQKLGPSFTVHKITDLLHDRTYIFTIRPLYGEVEGPISTVYQKIEGQGPPTVTALPVPTTEAPHVTHTATRTTEHTTTTPVTESRTTQKPRGQPRVTQSRGGGETSDRSTTSRVVETTTEQRPVCGQSKADIVFLVDESSSIGPNNFVKIKDFIFRVATYFPAIGPQTTQIAVVHYSDDPRIEFRLNDFKDRNSVLRALRGLRYVGGNTRTGKGISYVVEELFQESLGMRPEAAHVLVLITDGRAQDNVVPPSRIARALGVSVLAVGVSNADIEELHRIAAPAGYKNIFYSPTFDDFPSVERDFISSLCSEELLSEFKVEAREENSSLLDAPTESPDELLQPRGPCPSRCAKGQKGEKGDGFGLGSLRFRQKGGPYDPFDSFKGQPGERGPPGTDGVPGLPGRPGRTGPPGPGGQRGLPGTPGDLGQPGIPGSKGQRGERGEPGYVIASPGANFVPGRKGEQGPSGPQGPPGVAGANGPPGLPGQLGPPGLPGLSVKGDPGDPGEKGLRGKPGVKGDKGELGRDGIAGLPGPIGIDGVPGSPGQRGEKGANGLGIQGIQGPRGEPGEKGNIGFMGPVGPKGDRGEQGTPGIIGPRGKKGLKGEQGDKGEQGEMGPKGPPGPTGLTGPLGLKGDTGPRGPPGDPAKGILGPAGKKGARGDVGPVGAAGPMGMKGEQGDKGEKGSPGFGIPGQRGPKGENGERGNVGLSGKPGPKGQEGSKGDKGSPGSPGNPGEPGLRGKDGMSGIKGDQGIKGEQGPPGEAGERGIRGLLGLPGDPGEKGNLGKTGPQGADGKKGDKGEPGQPGPPGPQAGAEHAALTRGVKGERGEPGVKGEAGLPGPRGPEGRPGPPGASVAGLVRNGLDGLPGKPGMKGEQGQKGGPGQKGDRGEQGRLGIVGMPGLPGTPGRPGIDGKRGQPGQDGERGPKGEIGKKGERGEAGADGNKGEPGPPGLPGKQVLVTPEGATLDDIRQAFPIPMGPPGATGAPGLKGDKGEMGLRGDKGDAGTPGKSIEMKDIEMMFEAYGIRLSLLRALIDRLLQDGTEDSLGARKTKETAETRTSNVISEYASSGKFHVAGQQLSELHATEGYGLKGQLPLPFGPAAAAPTLQPPITQNAEQHFDGGEFNRSSFKDSANGDRDRASLNVIGSTSNPPFTRETVSELPETLAETVLLSPEVSLEKGQKKKNRERGKGNRNNGRPKRQRQRLTSKEDKQDEEEEEEEEEYEYEDETGNPGEEASTSHHFTASPDRGSDFFLNVTAPVPLPLITTNGEDQVPHASVRVKKSASRSSSRRFMPGAPGGRNDLNQGENQKKPNLQLRRQRQEKRDAEADMDKEGEPGTHTEGVVEERGVGKEPGADPVYEQEETSGEDEGQPEEGGGGEEMERQREEWERKRVEMERRRVGGYDEESPQPSPHSPEYYYLKGKPGENGNPGEKGETGEKGQKGEPGMGHRGPEGQAGPPGQKGEPGQPGPPGAQGIQGIAGIPGVHGPPGPKGPPGDRGEMGREGERGKRGKNGSPGSPGPRGAAGPQGPPGVSGAKGVKGDSVPGEPGPQGLAGFPGRKGVIGTPGGKGSPGLPGTRGFRGIKGERGERGLPGVKGDRGSVLQIQGPRGYKGSKGDLGERGPPGFDGDKGEKGEDGPPGVKGIKGEAGIKGMLGRFGARGPVGQKGELGEPGIDGIRGNNGGNGVDGVKGDKGDLGLHGLRGFQGDKGEPGLPGDQGGKGKKGFRGLPGRIGSPGLAGEKGNTGSPGNPGTPGLIGPTGKKGDEGEGGINGVEGIQGVKGERGVPGFPGFPGFKGSAGIPGRDGDRGPPGPPGHHGDPGPKGQRGRRGKSKPCDRGGPGTPGLKGETGTDGTEGAKGEKGEPGLSAEEVKELVTQEVVQKCGLEYKFLVKSVDPDGSAPVTERENASDRVLLSSNELYEEWEEYEDEDEELSTPAPAVTEGRLANRTDSLNEGAAESGQRKKRRVFGTDPTAAARCQEPMAEGPCSEYVLLWYFHPRSGECRPFVYGGCDGNGNRFSSREECQSWCGGQRSNQSDPS, encoded by the exons ATGACGGCAGAGGGGGATCCAGGAAGGGCCACAGCGACGAGAAGAaccgagaggaggaggaggaggaggaagagcatgGGTCACTCCTACGTGTGGATCGTTTTACTGTCACTTTCTTTCTCCCAGCAGAGCATCGCAGCACAACCTGAAG CGTGCAGGACGGTGGCGCAGGCGGACATTGTGTTCCTGGTAGATGAGTCATGGAGTGTGGGGCCGAGCAGCTTCTCCCATGTCAAGGACTTTGTTTCAGCCATCATCACCAGCTTCAAGGACAGTGTGGTGGGGAGTGAGGGGGTCCGCTTTGGGGTCACGGTCTTTGGGGACGTCCCCAA AATGAGGATCGCTTTGACAGACTACAGCTCCCTGGAAGAGGTCCTGAGGGCCATCAGAGATCTCCCCTACGAGGGGCGATCCAGGAGGATCGGTGACGCCCTGGCATTTCTGGTCCATCAGGTCTTCAGCCCTGCCATCAGTCGCGACCACACCCCGAAG ATTGCAGTTTTGATCACAAACGGGCGCTCAGACGACCCGGTGGAGGCCGCAGCCAGACTCGTTGCCGACAACGGGATTTCCCTCTTCGCAGTCG GTGTTGGGGGAGCTGATGAGTCAGAGCTGAGGAGGATCGTGTCGGAGCCACGTGAGGAGCATCTGCTGCTGGGCACCCACTACTCTGCCCTTGAAAACATTCTGGCCAGACTGTCTCGCAGAGTGTGCATCACTGCCTCTGAACCTCCACGTCCTGTGAAAATATCCCCGACTG TCCAAGTGAGGGTGGTGGGCCCCAGAGACCTGCAGGTTAGCGAGGTGGGCCACAGTTCCCTCAGACTGACATGGAGCCACGCCACCAGTAACGTCAGAGGATATCGGCTCCTTGTCACCCCTCTGGGCACCAAGGGACACCTCCAGCAACGACAG ATGGATCTTCAAGCAGACGTGAGCACGACGGTGGTGACAGACCTAAGTCCAAAAACTGAATATTCCCTGACCGTCTACGCCGTCTACCCCGGTTCCATTGGAGACTCTGCAACCGTGTCCACGCAGACGA CGCCGTTGCCTCAGGTGTCAAATTTCCGTGTCATTGAGGAGGGTCTGTTCTCTCTGCGTCTGGGCTGGTCGTCCCCCCCAGGGAAGATTAATGGTTTCAAGATCCTCATCCCAAAAT CTGACCGACCAGGGTTTATTTAtgagcagctgcttcctggaGACACCTCGTCACATGTCGTTGACAGTCTTGAGGAGGATAAAGAGTACACTGTCAGTATTTTTGCTATTTACCCCCATGGACCAAGTCAACCAATTTCATTAGTGGGCAAGACGT TAAAGCTGGTACCAGTTAAGAAATTCCTGGTCCAGAACGCCACCACTGACACAGTCCAAGCAAGGTGGACCTCAGTAAAAGGTGCCACAGGATACCGGCTAACATGGCAATCCTCAG ATGGACACATAGAGAACATAAACCTGGGTGAAGCGTTTAACTTCTATATGATCCAGGGCCTTAGCCCAGGCACTGAGTACACCATTACCATCAACCCCATCTTTGGAGACACAGAAGGGTCCATCACCACTGCCAACATCAAGACAT tggaaAGCAGCACAGTACAGACTTTAAAAGTGTCTTCTGTGAGCACCAGTGCAGCACTCATCTCGTGGAACAGCGTACCAGGAGCTACGGGATACAGACTGGCCTGGGGACCCACCTCAG AGTTCGTCGGTCGTGACCGTCCCAGGCAGTTGGCTCTGAACGGCAGCACCACAGAGTACCATTTAAAGAATGTGGCCCACGACACGGAGTATGTCCTGACTCTCTACGTGCTGTTCGGATCTGTGGTGGGACCTGGAGTCTCTGCAACCTTCAAAACCC CTCCACTGGGCTTTGTGTCCAACTTCAAGGTGACGTCTTACACCAGTAGCTCCATAGCTGTTGAGTGGAGTCCTGTTGCTGAAGCGGCTGAGTACAAGCTGTCTTGGAATACTG GGGGAGCCAAACCTCAGTTCACCTACCTGGACCGCAGCGTTCTCTCCCATCGAATTGGGAGCCTGAACCCAAAGTCTCCCTATGACATCACTATCCGTGCAGTTTACAGCAACTCGGAGGGTCCAGAATCCTCTTTATCTCAACTCACAG CTGCTGTCTCAGACACAGGACCCGTCCCAAGAGTGAAGGAGGTGAAGGTTGTGGATGTCGGAATCAACTCGATCACCTTATCCTGGAAGAACACGCCGGGAGCGTCGGGGTACAAAGTCTCCTGGATCCCCTTCCTGG GAGGTGAACAGAAGTCCCACGTGGTGTCTGGAGCGTCACACAGCTTCACCATTGACAATCTGCGGGAGAGCTCAGCTTACAAGGTCCAGCTCTCCGCCATGGTGGGCAAGCGGGAGGGAAGCCCAGTGCTGGTCACTGCCCGCACCT TGGATCTCCCAAAAGTAAACAGCTTTGCAGCACTGAACACCACGCACAGCAGCGTTACGCTCAGCTGGACACCAGTGACCGGCGTGTCTGGATATCTCCTCACCTGGAGGCACATCTCAG TGTTGGAGACTAAATCACAGAAATTGGGTCCCAGCTTCACCGTTCATAAGATCACTGATTTGCTGCATGACAGGACTTATATTTTTACCATCAGACCCTTGTATGGAGAAGTGGAAGGTCCTATAAGCACGGTATATCAAAAAATAG AAGGGCAGGGTCCTCCAACGGTGACAGCCCTGCCTGTGCCAACAACAGAGGCCCCTCATGTCACTCACACTGCCACCAGGACCACCGAGCATACGACCACAACGCCAGTCACCGAATCCAGGACAACACAGAAGCCTCGGGGTCAGCCACGGGTCACTCagtccagaggaggaggggagacatCAGACAGATCGACCACATCCAGAGTGGTGGAGACAACAACTGAACAAAGACCAG TGTGTGGACAGAGCAAAGCAGACATCGTGTTCCTGGTGGATGAGTCCTCCAGCATTGGCCCAAACAACTTTGTCAAGATAAAAGACTTCATATTCCGTGTTGCCACCTACTTTCCTGCTATTGGCCCTCAGACGACACAG ATCGCAGTGGTTCATTACAGCGACGATCCTCGAATCGAATTCCGTCTCAATGACTTCAAGGACAGAAACTCTGTTCTCAGGGCGCTCAGAGGGCTTCGATACGTAGGCGGCAACACCCGGACAG GAAAAGGCATCAGCTATGTTGTGGAAGAACTGTTCCAGGAGTCCCTGGGGATGCGTCCAGAAGCCGCCCATGTCCTGGTCCTGATCACCGACGGCAGGGCCCAGGATAACGTGGTGCCACCTTCACGAATCGCACGTGCTCttg GAGTCAGCGTCCTGGCGGTGGGAGTGTCGAACGCAGACATCGAGGAGCTGCATAGAATAGCTGCGCCCGCCGGCTACAAGAACATCTTCTACTCGCCGACCTTCGACGACTTCCCCTCCGTCGAGAGAGACTTCATCAGCAGCCTCTGCAGCGAGGAGCTCCTCTCTGAGTTCAAAGTCGAGGCAAGAGAGGAAAAT TCCTCTCTGTTGGACGCTCCCACTGAAAGCCCAGACGAGCTGCTCCAGCCCCGGGGCCCGTGTCCCTCCCGGTGCGCGAAG GGCCAAAAAGGGGAAAAG GGAGATGGGTTCGGTCTTGGAAGTCTG AGATTCAGGCAAAAGGGTGGACCGTATGATCCTTTTGATTCCTTTAAAGGACAACCAGGAGAAAGA GGGCCTCCTGGAACAGATGGTGTCCCTGGGTTGCCAGGGCGACCAGGGAGAACTGGACCTCCAGGTCCTGGCGGCCAGCGG GGCCTTCCGGGCACTCCGGGGGATTTG GGCCAACCAGGAATCCCAGGCTCAaaggggcagagaggagagcga GGAGAACCTGGATACGTCATAGCCAGCCCTGGTGCTAATTTTGTTCCCGGGCGAAAAGGAGAGCAGGGACCTTCG GGTCCGCAAGGACCACCTGGTGTCGCGGGGGCCAATGGACCTCCAGGCCTACCGGGCCAGTTAGGACCACCAGGATTACCTGGGTTATCAGTGAAG GGAGATCCTGGGGACCCTGGTGAAAAA GGTTTACGCGGGAAGCCGGGAGTGAAAGGAGACAaaggagagctggggagagat GGTATTGCCGGGTTGCCCGGTCCAATCGGCATCGATGGCGTCCCAGGTTCCCCtggtcagagaggagaaaag GGCGCAAACGGCCTCGGCATTCAAGGTATCCAAGGTCCTCGCGGTGAGCCGGGAGAGAAG GGGAATATAGGCTTCATGGGACCAGTTGGCCCAAAG GGTGATCGTGGAGAGCAGGGAACTCCGGGGATCATCGGACCAAGG GGAAAGAAGGGATTGAAAGGAGAGCAAGGGGACAAG GGTGAACAAGGCGAGATGGGTCCAAAAGGACCACCAGGACCGACA GGACTGACAGGACCTTTGGGGTTAAAAGGCGACACGGGTCCGAGAGGTCCCCCTGGAGACCCGGCCAAGGGG ATACTGGGCCCGGCAGGGAAAAAAGGTGCCAGG GGGGATGTTGGTCCAGTCGGGGCCGCGGGACCCATGGGAATGAAAGGGGAACAAGGAGACAAAGGGGAAAAG GGAAGCCCTGGTTTTGGGATTCCAGGACAACGGGGACCgaaaggagaaaatggagagagG GGAAATGTTGGCCTGTCAGGAAAACCAGGAccaaaa GGTCAGGAAGGCTCAAAAGGTGACAAAGGGAGTCCTGGCTCACCAGGAAATCCTGGAGAACCAGGATTAAGAGGTAAAGAT GGAATGTCTGGAATTAAAGGAGACCAAGGAATTAAG GGTGAACAAGGACCACCCGGAGAGGCTGGCGAAAGAGGCATCAGG GGTCTCCTAGGATTACCGGGGGACCCTGGAGAGAAGGGTAATCTTGGAAAGACTGGCCCACAA GGAGCTGATGGAAAGAAAGGTGACAAAGGAGAGCCG GGACaacctggacctcctggaccccAA GCCGGGGCCGAGCACGCCGCTCTGACTAGAGGGGTAAAG GGAGAACGAGGAGAACCTGGCGTGAAAGGAGAAGCTGGTCTACCTGGACCGAGA GGTCCAGAAGGGAGACCTGGACCACCAGGAGCATCTGTG GCTGGACTGGTAAGGAATGGGCTTGACGGTTTACCAGGAAAACCGGGAATGAAG GGGGAGCAGGGACAGAAAGGAGGACCTGGACAG aagggGGACAGGGGAGAGCAGGGTCGACTTGGGATTGTCGGAATGCCTGGATTACCAGGAACTCCC GGTAGACCTGGCATTGATGGGAAGAGAGGCCAGCCAGGACAAGAT GGTGAGAGAGGACCAAAGGGAGAGATCGGAAAAAAG gGCGAGAGGGGCGAGGCGGGCGCAGAT GGGAATAAGGGAGAACCAGGTCCCCCAGGTTTGCCTGGCAAACAGGTGCTTGTCACTCCAGAG GGCGCCACGCTTGATGATATCCGACAAGCCTTCCCAATCCCAATGGGCCCTCCAGGAGCTACT GGGGCGCCAGGGTTGAAG GGGGATAAAGGAGAAATGGGCCTGAGAGGAGACAAG GGAGATGCCGGAACTCCGGGAAAATCTATAGAGATGAAG GACATCGAAATGATGTTTGAAGCCTACGGCATCAGG CTGTCGTTGCTGAGGGCTTTGATCgacaggctgctgcaggacggaACAGAGGACTCGCTCGGAGccaggaaaacaaaggaaacggCAGAAACCCGCACCTCCAACGTCATCAGCGAGTACGCT AGTTCGGGAAAGTTTCACGTCGCCGGCCAGCAGCTCTCAGAGTTACACGCGACAGAGGGCTACGGTTTAAAAGGACAGCTGCCTTTGCCCTTC GGCCCCGCCGCCGCGGCTCCTACATTACAGCCTCCCATCACCCAGAATGCCGAGCAGCACTTTGACGGAGGTGAGTTTAACAGATCCAGTTTTAAGGATTCAGCCAacggggacagagacagagcatCTCTCAATGTCATCGGTTCTACTTCAAACCCTCCCTTCACCCGGGAG ACTGTTTCAGAGTTACCAGAAACCTTGGCGGAGACGGTTTTGCTCAGTCCAGAAGTCTCTTTGGAGAAgggacaaaagaagaagaacagagagCGCGGGAAG GGCAACAGAAATAACGGACGACCTAAGAGGCAGAGGCAACGCCTG ACAAGCAAAGAGGACAAgcaagacgaggaggaggaggaggaggaggaagaatacGAGTATGAG GATGAAACAGGAAACCCTGGAGAGGAAGCATCCACCAGTCACCATTTTACAGCCTCCCCAGACAGAGGAAGTGATTTTTTCCTGAAT GTGACGGCGCCAGTACCGCTACCGCTCATCACAACAAATGGAGAAGACCAG GTCCCTCACGCCAGTGTCAGGGTGAAGAAAAGCGCCTCCAGGTCCAGTTCACGG AGGTTCATGCCAGGAGCTCCAGGTGGGAGGAATGATCTCAACCAaggagaaaat caaaaaaagccaAACCTTCAACTCAGGAGGCAGAGGCAAGAAAAGAGGGACGCGGAGGCCGACATGGATAAAGAGGGGGAGCCAGGAACGCACACCGAAGGGGTAGTGGAAGAGAGAGGGGTCGGCAAAGAACCAGGAGCCGATCCAGTTTATGAGCAGGAGGAGACGAGCGGAGAAGATGAAGGGCAGCctgaggagggtggaggaggggaggagatggagagacagagggaggagtgggagaggaagagagtggagatggagaggaggagagtgggggGTTATGACGAGGAGAGCCCACAGCCATCTCCACACTCCCCAGAGTATTATTACCTGAAG GGAAAACCAGGTGAGAATGGAAACCCAGGAGAAAAG ggTGAAACTGGAGAAAAAGGCCAAAAG GGAGAACCGGGCATGGGTCACAGGGGTCCAGAAGGCCAGGCTGGACCTCCGGGACAGAAG GGTGAACCAGGacaaccaggacctccaggtGCTCAGGGCATCCAGGGGATCGCAGGTATCCCGGGTGTCCATGGCCCCCCCGGCCCCAAAGGTCCCCCGGGTGACCGAGGAGAGATGGGAAGAGAA GGTGAGCGGGGGAAAAGAGGGAAGAACGGGTCACCTGGATCTCCAGGACCtcgaggagcagcaggacctcAA GGTCCACCTGGTGTTTCTGGAGCCAAAGGAGTCAAG GGGGACAGTGTTCCTGGAGAGCCTGGACCTCAAGGCTTGGCTGGTTTTCCAGGCAGAAAG GGTGTAATAGGCACTCCAGGTGGGAAAGGATCACCTGGATTACCT GGTACGAGAGGATTCCGTGGCATCAAAGGTGAACGG GGGGAGCGAGGACTGCCGGGAGTCAAGGGAGACAGG GGGAGTGTGCTTCAGATCCAAGGACCCCGTGGATATAAAGGTTCTAAAGGAGACCTG GGTGAGCGCGGTCCGCCTGGTTTTGATGGAGATAAAGGAGAAAAGGGTGAAGACGGTCCTCCCGGAGTCAAG ggtATAAAAGGTGAGGCCGGAATCAAAGGCATGCTGGGTCGCTTCGGAGCGCGAGGTCCAGTGGGCCAGAAG GGGGAACTGGGAGAGCCGGGAATCGATGGCATCAGG GGTAACAACGGGGGAAACGGCGTGGACGGGGTCAAAGGGGACAAAGGAGACCTGGGGCTGCACGGCCTGAGGGGCTTTCAG GGAGATAAAGGAGAACCTGGTTTGCCAGGGGACCAAGGGGGGAAGGGCAAGAAG GGTTTCAGGGGTTTACCTGGGCGCATTGGGAGTCCAGGCCTGGCTGGAGAAAAG GGAAACACAGGATCACCTGGCAACCCTGGCACACCTGGACTGATCGGACCCACGGGGAAAAAG ggtgatgaaggtgaaggaGGCATCAACGGCGTAGAGGGCATTCAAGGAGTGAAAGGAGAGCGG GGGGTTCCTGGTTTTCCAGGCTTCCCAGGGTTTAAGGGATCAGCTGGAATTCCAGGGAGGGATGGCGATagaggaccacctggaccaccaggacaCCATGGGGACCCAGGACCTAAG GGGCAGAGGGGCAGAAGGGGCAAATCCAAGCCCTGCGATAGAGGAGGACCCGGGACTCCTGGACTTAAAGGAGAGACG GGTACAGATGGCACTGAAGGAGCTAAAGGGGAGAAGGGGGAACCTGGACTCTCT GCTGAAGAAGTGAAGGAGCTCGTCACCCAGGAGGTGGTACAAAAATGTG GTTTGGAATACAAGTTTCTGGTAAAATCCGTGGATCCAGACGGATCTGCCCCAGTTACAGAGAGGGAAAACGCTTCAGACCGCGTTCTGCTCTCCAGCAACGAGCTCTACGAAGAATGGGAAGAATATGAAGACGAAGACGAAGAACTGTCCACCCCTGCCCCTGCCGTCACCGAGGGGCGCCTAGCAAACCGCACTG ATTCTCTGAATGAAGGGGCTGCAGAATcaggacagaggaagaaaagaagggtATTTGGAACAGACCCCACTG CGGCAGCCCGCTGCCAGGAGCCCATGGCCGAGGGCCCCTGCTCGGAGTACGTCCTGCTGTGGTACTTCCACCCTCGCTCTGGAGAATGCAGGCCGTTTGTGTACGGCGGCTGTGACGGCAACGGGAACCGGTTCTCCTCGAGGGAAGAGTGCCAGAGCTGGTGcggagggcaaaggtcaaaccAGTCAGACCCCAGTTAG
- the ucn3l gene encoding urocortin 3, like encodes MLSSLKTLLLLSVLCTPTSSLCLHLSDYRLPLLCDDHMAVGLPGDDDVPGYSPADDWASLLQSVYLSSSSAESSREKRTAAPANYRFLRRTKLRGQMLRNSSKGDRRSRLTLSLDVPTNIMNVLFDVAKAKNLRAKAAENARLLAHIGRRK; translated from the coding sequence ATGCTGTCGTCCCTGaagaccctgctgctgctctcggtCCTGTGCACACCGACCTCCAGCCTGTGTCTGCACCTCTCCGACTaccgcctccctctcctctgcgACGACCACATGGCAGTCGGACTCCCGGGAGACGACGACGTGCCCGGTTACTCCCCCGCGGACGACTGGGCGTCCCTCCTGCAATCCGTGtacctctcctcttcctccgccgaGTCCAGCCGGGAGAAAAGGACTGCTGCTCCCGCAAACTACCGTTTCCTGAGGCGGACGAAGCTCAGGGGGCAGATGCtccgcaacagcagcaaagggGACCGAAGGAGCAGGCTGACCCTTTCCCTGGACGTCCCCACCAACATCATGAACGTCCTATTTGACGTGGCCAAGGCCAAAAACCTGCGCGCAAAGGCGGCCGAGAACGCGCGCCTCTTGGCGCACATTGGCCGGAGAAAGTGA